A genomic stretch from Microtus pennsylvanicus isolate mMicPen1 chromosome 11, mMicPen1.hap1, whole genome shotgun sequence includes:
- the LOC142859669 gene encoding testis-expressed protein 19.2-like → MCPPVNVRHGTRDMPSLFVSWLYHLVHGDQMKICFACFKEAFLVFRRMLETGDWDEEELGNAFVELSEEGSDPDAWLGLELTGFQSYGYLPQTVTEHVGPGFPVSAPVWPAPQPVPTELRPEEAVPLDLGPEIDDWIQALPLRLGVFSSCLHRLRIIPPLSWCDIVDFNPYPGQPVLLELNPIWPMQLLVDSLLEHLKFVTVLGNFDDICYLLTMRPCWAVRTQVHRWQMLLDPGELRKAYLQNEPKQPDLSRWRLSVLESSELGVELVPAACSLRKGGFKVHSYLPWESDTPDDWSTDPGERLFIKYMEPQRDLSYSLHRHFIDNFIS, encoded by the coding sequence ATGTGTCCCCCAGTCAACGTTCGCCATGGGACCAGGGACATGCCCAGCCTCTTTGTGTCCTGGCTATACCACCTTGTCCACGGAGACCAAATGAAGATCTGCTTTGCTTGCTTCAAGGAAGCTTTCCTGGTATTTAGAAGAATGTTGGAGACAGGAGATTGGGACGAGGAAGAGTTGGGTAATGCATTTGTAGAACTCTCAGAGGAAGGATCTGATCCGGATGCATGGCTGGGGTTGGAGCTCACTGGGTTCCAGAGCTATGGATATTTGCCACAGACCGTCACTGAGCATGTGGGGCCTGGGTTCCCGGTATCAGCCCCTGTATGGCCGGCACCCCAGCCTGTGCCTACTGAGCTGCGGCCTGAGGAAGCTGTACCCCTGGATCTGGGCCCCGAGATTGATGACTGGATCCAGGCGCTTCCCTTGAGATTAGGCGtcttttcttcctgcctccaccggCTGCGCATCATCCCTCCTCTGTCCTGGTGTGATATTGTCGATTTCAACCCATATCCTGGGCAACCTGTATTGTTGGAGTTGAACCCCATCTGGCCCATGCAGTTGCTAGTAGACAGCTTGCTGGAACACCTGAAGTTTGTCACTGTGTTGGGTAACTTCGATGACATCTGCTACTTGCTGACAATGCGTCCTTGCTGGGctgtgaggacccaggttcatcgCTGGCAGATGTTGCTGGACCCTGGTGAGCTGAGGAAGGCCTATCTACAGAATGAACCTAAACAGCCGGATCTGTCCCGCTGGAGGCTGAGCGTTTTGGAGTCCTCAGAGCTGGGGGTAGAGCtggtgcctgctgcctgcagcctGCGAAAGGGGGGTTTCAAGGTGCACTCTTACCTGCCCTGGGAGAGTGACACCCCAGACGACTGGAGCACGGATCCAGGGGAGAGGCTTTTTATCAAATATATGGAGCCTCAAAGGGACCTGAGCTACAGCTTGCACCGTCACTTCATTGATAACTTCATCTCCTGA
- the LOC142859677 gene encoding testis-expressed protein 19.2-like produces the protein MCPLVNVRRGAKGMSRLYAEWLYQLVHGEEMKTCFACFKAAFHTNRILLEMVYWEEEPIQDESQVLSESGFKPEEKSKPEDESQPKEESGPEEWSGQICAEGQGHMSDAISDQSSSGSPSPGSVGTELEPEEAVPLDPGTEIDEWMQALRWKLGNFCPCPHQCTTPTLSLWDIFSVDPSPEQAVLLELSPLWPMEKVVETWLRKLDFNLVLSGSGTVCYLLSMTPLWVVMSQVNCWQVLLDPDAYLLAHLETGPQKQTLNRWRLSILESSWLGIELVPADCTLRNGGFKVLSYLPWQSDTPEVWTREPGERLLVKDIQKLRDL, from the coding sequence ATGTGTCCCCTAGTCAACGTTCGCCGTGGGGCCAAGGGCATGTCCCGCCTCTATGCGGaatggctataccagcttgtcCACGGAGAAGAGATGAAGACCTGCTTTGCTTGCTTCAAGGCAGCTTTCCATACTAATAGAATATTGCTGGAGATGGTTTACTGGGAAGAGGAACCGATACAGGATGAGTCCCAGGTGCTCTCAGAGTCAGGATTCAAGCCAGAGGAAAAGTCTAAGCCTGAAGATGAATCTCAACCCAAGGAAGAATCTGGGCCAGAGGAGTGGTCAGGGCAAATCTGTGCAGAAGGTCAAGGACATATGTCAGATGCCATCAGTGACCAATCAAGTTCTGGCTCTCCGAGTCCAGGCTCTGTAGGGACAGAGCTGGAACCTGAGGAAGCTGTACCCCTGGACCCTGGCACTGAGATTGATGAGTGGATGCAGGCCCTTCGCTGGAAATTAGGTAACTTCTGTCCCTGCCCACACCAGTGCACCACCCCCACTCTGTCCTTGTGGGATATTTTCAGTGTGGACCCATCTCCTGAGCAAGCTGTATTGTTAGAGTTGAGCCCCCTTTGGCCAATGGAAAAGGTAGTAGAAACGTGGTTGAGAAAACTGGATTTCAACTTGGTGTTGTCTGGCTCTGGTACCGTCTGCTACTTGCTGTCAATGACTCCTTTATGGGTTGTGATGAGCCAAGTCAATTGCTGGCAGGTGTTGCTGGACCCTGATGCCTATTTGCTGGCCCACCTAGAGACTGGACCTCAAAAGCAGACCCTGAACCGCTGGAGGCTGAGCATCCTGGAGTCCTCATGGCTGGGGATAGAGCTGGTGCCTGCTGACTGCACCCTGCGGAATGGAGGCTTCAAGGTACTCTCCTACCTGCCCTGGCAGAGTGACACCCCAGAGGTCTGGACCAGGGAGCCAGGGGAGAGGCTGCTTGTCAAAGATATTCAGAAGCTGAGGGACCTTTGA
- the LOC142859671 gene encoding testis-expressed protein 19.2-like, whose product MCPPVNVRYGSKGMPCLYAEWLYQLVHGDQMKICFACFKAAFLENRRLLAMEYWEEEPWEDKNMELSGSGASPEKDSESEEDSESEEDSESEEDSELEEESQPEEESQPEEESQPEEESELQEKSQPANESDPKEESQPEEKSDSGEESQVEDWLGQSWAEGQENKLHITVDVTNPDILTPGSIGTELQPEEAVLLDPRPEDYDRYWAYPWKLGRFSPCPHQCIIPPLSFWDIFNTDLHSDEHLLLELSHIWPTNKLVESCLKKQNFFLVLCGSDTGWYVVSMNPLWVVRTQVNRWQMMLDPDALLVAYLEAGPQKQDMNRWRLSMLESSEFGLELVPADCTLRKKGFKVHSYLPWQSETLKDWGREPGEKLFVKHIRILKNY is encoded by the coding sequence ATGTGTCCCCCAGTCAATGTTCGCTATGGGTCCAAGGGCATGCCCTGCCTCTATGCGGaatggctataccagcttgtccatggagaccagatgAAGATCTGCTTTGCTTGCTTCAAGGCAGCTTTCCTGGAAAATAGAAGATTGCTGGCGAtggaatactgggaagaagaaccGTGGGAAGATAAGAACATGGAATTATCGGGGTCGGGAGCCTCACCAGAGAAAGACTCTGAGTCGGAGGAAGACTCTGAGTCGGAGGAAGACTCTGAGTCGGAGGAAGACTCTGAGCTGGAGGAAGAATCCCAGCCAGAGGAAGAATCTCAGCCGGAGGAAGAATCTCAGCCGGAGGAAGAATCTGAGTTGCAGGAAAAATCTCAGCCAGCAAATGAATCTGATCCAAAGGAAGAATCTCAGCCAGAGGAAAAATCTGATTCAGGGGAAGAATCTCAGGTGGAGGACTGGTTAGGGCAAAGCTGGGCAGAGGGCCAAGAAAATAAGCTTCATATTACAGTGGACGTCACTAATCCTGACATCCTGACCCCAGGCTCTATAGGGACCGAGCTGCAGCCTGAGGAAGCTGTACTCCTGGACCCACGCCCTGAGGATTATGACAGGTATTGGGCCTATCCCTGGAAATTAGGTAggttctctccctgcccccaccagtGCATCATCCCCCCTCTGTCCTTCTGGGATATTTTCAATACGGACCTACATTCTGACGAACATCTATTGTTGGAGTTGAGCCACATCTGGCCCACGAACAAGCTGGTAGAATCCTGTTTGAAAAAACAGAATTTCTTCTTGGTGTTGTGTGGCTCCGATACCGGCTGGTACGTGGTGTCAATGAATCCTTTATGGGTAGTGAGGACTCAGGTAAACCGCTGGCAGATGATGCTGGACCCTGATGCCTTATTGGTGGCATACCTAGAGGCTGGACCACAAAAGCAGGACATGAACCGCTGGAGGCTCAGCATGTTGGAGTCCTCAGAATTCGGGTTGGAGCTGGTGCCTGCCGACTGCACCCTGCGGAAGAAAGGATTCAAGGTGCACTCCTACCTGCCCTGGCAGAGTGAAACCCTAAAGGACTGGGGCAGGGAGCCAGGGGAGAAGCTGTTTGTCAAACATATTCGAATTCTGAAAAACTATTGA
- the LOC142859674 gene encoding testis-expressed protein 19.2-like yields MCPPFNIRRRVKGMSCLYVEWLYQLVHGDQMKICFACYKAAFHANRILLQMEYLEGLPWQDKPQELSESGLKPEEESQPEEESQPKEESGPEEWSGQICAEDQEHMSDSISDYSSHGFLTPGSVGSDLEPEEAVPLDPGPEDTDWNQPLPWRLGSFYPCPHQSIIYPLSLWDVFNVDPVSEQPVLLEMSPLWPMRNVVGTWLENLDFNLVLCGCGTVCYLLSMTPLWAVRTQVNRWQVLLDRKAMMQAHLETGPQKMDLSRWRLSILKYSRMRLELEPADCTLRKGGFKVHSYLPWQRDIPEEWSREPEERLFVNNIEIMCDLRASSPEPVF; encoded by the coding sequence ATGTGTCCCCCATTCAACATTCGCCGTAGGGTCAAGGGCATGTCCTGCCTCTATGTGGaatggctataccagcttgtcCACGGAGACCAGATGAAGATCTGCTTTGCTTGCTACAAGGCAGCTTTCCATGCAAATAGAATATTGCTGCAGATGGAATACTTGGAAGGGCTACCATGGCAGGATAAGCCCCAGGAACTCTCAGAGTCAGGATTAAAGCCAGAGGAGGAATCTCAGCCTGAAGAAGAATCTCAGCCCAAGGAAGAATCTGGGCCAGAGGAGTGGTCAGGGCAAATCTGTGCAGAAGATCAAGAACATATGTCTGATTCCATCAGTGACTATTCAAGTCATGGCTTTCTGACTCCAGGCTCTGTAGGGTCAGATCTGGAGCCTGAGGAAGCTGTACCCCTAGACCCAGGCCCCGAGGATACTGACTGGAATCAGCCCCTTCCCTGGAGATTAGGTAGCTTCTATCCCTGCCCCCACCAGAGCATCATCTACCCTCTTTCCTTGTGGGATGTTTTCAATGTGGACCCAGTTTCTGAGCAACCTGTATTGTTGGAGATGAGTCCCCTCTGGCCCATGCGCAACGTAGTAGGAACATGGTTGGAAAACCTGGATTTCAACTTGGTGTTGTGTGGCTGTGGTACTGTCTGCTACTTGCTGTCAATGACTCCTTTATGGGCTGTGAGAACCCAGGTCAATCGCTGGCAGGTGTTGCTGGACAGGAAAGCCATGATGCAGGCCCACCTGGAGACTGGACCTCAAAAGATGGACCTGAGCCGCTGGAGACTGAGCATCCTAAAGTACTCAAGGATGAGGTTAGAGCTGGAGCCTGCTGACTGCACCCTGCGGAAGGGCGGCTTCAAGGTGCACTCCTATCTGCCCTGGCAAAGGGACATCCCAGAGGAATGGAGCAGGGAGCCAGAAGAGAGATTGTTTGTCAATAATATTGAGATTATGTGTGACCTGAGAGCTTCCTCTCCTGAGCCTGTTTTTTGA
- the Uts2r gene encoding urotensin-2 receptor: MALSLESTTNFPMLTVSETVSELPGGPNVSLNSSWTGPTDRSSLKDLVATGAIGAVLSAMGVVGIVGNVYTLVVMCRFLHASASMYVYVVNLALADLLYLMSIPFIVATYITKDWHFGDAGCRVLFSLDFLTMHASIFTLTIMSSERYAAVLRPLDTVQRSKGYRKLLALGTWLLALLLTLPMMLAIRLVHRGPKSLCLPSWGPRAHRIYLTLLFGTSIVGPGLVIGLLYVRLARAYWLSQQASFKQTRRLPNPRVLYLIFGIVLLFWACFLPFWLWQLLAQYHEAMPLAPQTARIVNYLTTCLTYGNSCVNPFLYTLLTKNYREYLRGRQRALGSSSCRGPGSAGSFLPSQVHLQQNSGRSVSSSSQQTTETLMLSPVPPSGAFV; encoded by the coding sequence ATGGCGCTGAGCCTGGAGTCTACAACCAATTTCCCCATGCTGACCGTGTCAGAAACTGTGTCTGAGTTGCCTGGCGGCCCCAATGTGTCCCTCAACAGTTCCTGGACTGGCCCAACAGATCGCAGCTCCCTGAAAGACCTGGTGGCCACAGGTGCCATTGGGGCGGTGCTCTCAGCCATGGGTGTGGTGGGCATCGTGGGAAACGTGTACACCCTGGTGGTCATGTGCCGCTTCCTGCACGCctcagcctccatgtatgtctatgtggTCAACCTGGCACTGGCCGACTTGCTGTACCTGATGAGCATCCCCTTCATCGTAGCCACCTACATAACAAAGGACTGGCACTTTGGAGATGCGGGCTGCCGTGTTCTCTTTAGCCTGGACTTCCTCACCATGCACGCCAGCATCTTCACTCTGACCATAATGAGCAGCGAGCGCTACGCAGCGGTGCTGAGACCTCTGGACACAGTGCAGCGCTCCAAGGGTTACCGTAAGCTGCTGGCACTGGGCACCTGGTTGCTGGCACTGCTGCTGACCTTACCCATGATGCTGGCCATCCGGCTGGTTCACAGAGGGCCCAAGAGCCTTTGCCTGCCATCCTGGGGCCCTCGTGCCCACCGTATTTACCTGACGCTTCTCTTCGGGACCAGCATTGTGGGGCCTGGCCTGGTCATTGGGCTGCTCTATGTCCGCCTGGCCAGGGCCTACTGGCTATCTCAGCAAGCCTCTTTCAAGCAGACGCGGCGGCTGCCAAACCCCAGGGTGCTCTACCTCATCTTTGGCATCGTCCTCCTCTTCTGGGCCTGCTTCCTACCTTTCTGGCTGTGGCAGCTGCTGGCCCAGTACCACGAGGCCATGCCACTGGCACCCCAGACTGCACGCATTGTCAACTACCTGACCACTTGCCTCACTTACGGCAACAGCTGCGTCAATCCCTTCCTTTATACACTGCTCACCAAGAACTATCGTGAGTACCTGCGTGGCCGCCAGCGAGCACTGGGTAGTAGCAGTTGCCGTGGCCCAGGGAGTGCTGGCAGTTTCCTGCCCAGCCAAGTCCACCTCCAGCAGAATTCCGGCCGCTCGGTGTCCTCCAGCAGCCAGCAGACCACAGAGACCCTCATGCTGTCCCCAGTTCCCCCTAGTGGGGCCTTCGTCTAA